In one Streptomyces venezuelae genomic region, the following are encoded:
- a CDS encoding DUF3344 domain-containing protein encodes MRHSLGLRRVFVIPLALAACLAATGTGSAAPPGGDRNDEQSAEQTRIDFAQRYRALQHGGIVRAANSAITCRRAVDRTAESCARTRGGRPGANEDFDMFYVDVDDDPNTYNSSTGEVRLPPHSRVSYARLYWGGNLRVGEQKPPKDNGRVLIAEPGGNYKPVIADTPVGHRVTDGADAFQASADVTRLVRSAGGGNYTVAQVNVAKGHSKAGAWGGWTLVVAYENAAEPLRALAVHDGFDALGGPGHRHAVRLRGVPGGTEGTVGVVAYDGDRGRRGDTVAASAGHTRPVPLTDAANPADDALNSTIGEPGAPARRNPAYPNTLGYDSDVFPLPQGPGPRAGDRPARHGDLTVHLASQDPAWVGVVFAAVAAKR; translated from the coding sequence ATGCGTCACTCCCTGGGCCTGCGTCGCGTGTTCGTCATCCCTCTCGCGCTGGCCGCCTGCCTCGCCGCCACCGGAACCGGCTCGGCCGCCCCGCCCGGCGGCGACAGGAACGACGAGCAGAGCGCCGAGCAGACGCGCATCGATTTCGCACAGCGATACAGAGCGCTGCAGCACGGCGGGATCGTCAGGGCAGCCAACTCGGCGATCACCTGCCGCCGCGCCGTGGACCGTACGGCGGAGTCCTGCGCCCGTACGCGGGGCGGCCGTCCGGGTGCCAACGAGGACTTCGACATGTTCTACGTCGACGTCGACGACGACCCGAACACCTACAACTCCAGTACGGGCGAGGTCCGTCTGCCCCCGCACTCCCGCGTCTCGTACGCCCGCCTGTACTGGGGCGGCAACCTCAGGGTCGGCGAGCAGAAGCCCCCCAAGGACAACGGGCGGGTGCTGATCGCCGAGCCCGGCGGCAACTACAAGCCGGTCATCGCCGACACCCCCGTCGGCCACCGCGTCACCGACGGCGCCGACGCCTTCCAGGCCTCCGCCGACGTCACCCGGCTCGTCCGCTCGGCGGGCGGCGGCAACTACACCGTGGCGCAGGTCAACGTCGCCAAGGGCCACTCGAAGGCCGGTGCCTGGGGCGGCTGGACGCTGGTGGTGGCGTACGAGAACGCCGCCGAACCCCTGCGCGCCCTCGCCGTGCACGACGGCTTCGACGCGCTGGGCGGGCCCGGCCACCGGCACGCGGTGCGGCTGCGCGGCGTGCCCGGCGGTACGGAGGGCACCGTCGGCGTGGTGGCCTACGACGGCGACCGCGGTCGGCGCGGCGACACCGTGGCCGCCTCGGCAGGACACACCCGCCCCGTGCCGCTCACCGACGCCGCCAACCCGGCGGACGACGCCCTCAACTCGACCATCGGCGAGCCCGGCGCCCCGGCCCGCAGGAACCCCGCGTACCCGAACACCCTCGGCTACGACTCCGACGTCTTCCCGCTGCCCCAGGGCCCGGGCCCCCGGGCCGGCGACCGGCCCGCGCGGCACGGGGATCTGACGGTCCACCTCGCCTCGCAGGACCCGGCGTGGGTCGG
- a CDS encoding chaplin, which produces MSRTTKALALSAVAAAAVAGSAGVAAADSGAQGAATNSPGVISGNNAQVPIHVPVNVCGNSVNVIGLLNPAFGNQCAND; this is translated from the coding sequence ATGTCCCGTACCACCAAGGCTCTTGCCCTGTCCGCTGTCGCCGCCGCTGCCGTGGCCGGCTCCGCGGGCGTCGCTGCCGCCGACAGCGGCGCGCAGGGCGCTGCCACCAACTCCCCCGGCGTGATCTCGGGCAACAACGCGCAGGTGCCGATCCACGTCCCCGTCAACGTGTGCGGCAACAGCGTCAACGTCATCGGCCTGCTGAACCCCGCGTTCGGCAACCAGTGCGCCAACGACTGA